One stretch of Castor canadensis chromosome 14, mCasCan1.hap1v2, whole genome shotgun sequence DNA includes these proteins:
- the LOC109683218 gene encoding olfactory receptor 7D2, whose translation MEVGNHTGVLEFILLGLSEDPELQPVLFGLFLSMYLVTMLGNLLIILAISSDPHLHTPMYFFLSNLSFVDICFSTTIVPKMLVNIQKENKAISYVDCLSQVYFSMLFPILDTLLLTVMAYDRFVAICHPLHYMVIMNAHVCDLLVFITWFIGVMTSLLHISLMMHLTFCKDLKIPHFFCELTQILNLACSDTFLNSTLIYVMTGVLGVFPLVGILFSYSRIASSIRKMSSSGGKQKAFSTCGSHLSVVSLFYGTGVGVHFTSAVTHSPQKVSVASVMYTVVTPMLNPFIYSMRNKDVKEALIRLLSRMASCL comes from the coding sequence ATGGAAGTGGGAAATCACACAGGAGTGTTGGAATTCATCCTCCTTGGACTGTCAGAGGACCCAGAATTGCAGCCTGTCCTTTTTGGCTTATTCCTGTCCATGTACCTAGTTACCATGCTTGGGAATCTGCTCATTATCCTGGCCATCAGCTCAGACCCTCACctgcacacccccatgtacttcttcctctccaacctgtcctttGTTGACATTTGTTTCAGCACCACTATTGTCCCCAAGATGCTGGTGAATATCCAGAAAGAGAACAAAGCCATTTCCTATGTGGACTGCCTCAGTCAGGTATATTTTTCCATGCTTTTTCCTATCCTAGACACCCTACTACTAACTGTCATGGCCTATGACCGGTTTGTGGCTATCTGTCACCCCTTGCACTACATGGTCATCATGAATGCCCATGTCTGTGACCTGCTGGTTTTTATTACCTGGTTTATTGGTGTCATGACATCTCTCCTCCATATTTCTCTGATGATGCACCTGACCTTCTGTAAAGATCTTAAAATTCCACACTTTTTCTGCGAGCTGACACAGATTCTCAATTTGGCTTGTTCTGATACCTTCCTGAATAGCACATTGATCTATGTCATGACTGGTGTGCTGGGTGTCTTTCCCCTTGTTGGGATCCTTTTCTCTTACTCACGAATTGCCTCATCCATAAGGAAGATGTCCTCATCGGGAGGAAAGCAAAAAGCATTTTCCACCTGTGGATCTCATCTCTCAGttgtttccttattttatggTACTGGTGTTGGGGTCCACTTCACTTCTGCAGTCACTCATTCACCTCAGAAAGTCTCTGTAGCTTCTGTCATGTATACTGTTGTCACCCCCATGCTGAATCCCTTCATCTACAGCAtgaggaacaaggatgtgaaagaGGCCTTGATAAGACTCCTCAGTAGAATGGCTTCTTGTCTGTGA